In Drosophila innubila isolate TH190305 chromosome 2R unlocalized genomic scaffold, UK_Dinn_1.0 1_C_2R, whole genome shotgun sequence, the following are encoded in one genomic region:
- the LOC117784893 gene encoding inhibitor of Bruton tyrosine kinase isoform X1: protein MSTVRNQEYDCTVKCRKREHGNNITAAITKRSVDDQNLAAFIAKSCANFSNIRDYLGRSAVHMCASVARYRILEWLLNHGAQIDIRDYESGSSPLHRALFYGCIDCAVLLLRYGASLELLDEDTRCPLQAICRKWDIDTTSMSQNEILVWGSNKNYNLGIGNEQNSNSPQAVDFFRKSNLWIEHVALGAYHSLFCDNKGHLYAVGHGKGGRLGIGVENSLPAPKRVKVPLKNNNEHIICLSVSRQHSLLLTNRSLVFASGLNDNHQLGVRDAGESLTTFKEVVSLRDKGASDLLRVIACDQHSIAYSNRCIYVWGANQGQFGISSQMKTIPTPTLMKLAERTNICFVEANNAATVVYSAEKLIFLFYADKTRTIKTPNYEDLKSIAVMGGNIKNSTKGSAAALKLLMLTETNVVFIWYENTQQFYSCNLSPIRLPEIKKIIYKCNQVLILSDGCVYRGKCNQLTFPAGSQDKPKHNMDIWQNNDQNRTEISREHYVRIDLQRLPNIDRAVDIVCDESFSSFAVLQESHMKYFRKPTLPRREHHFKKLYHDTCDSDAVHDVVLHVDGERFAAHKFIIYSRAPGLRELIRCYLDRNVYLNFDNLTGKMFELILKHIYCNYWPTEDDIDCMQQSLGPNKPQKRSRVCEIFHAHLEKFQLQELAKYVRSYISEQQFPLPSRQRFNRLHRSNFPDLYDVRVVCEEGEVLEAHKCVLVSRLEYFEMMFMHSWAERATVSFESVPVEYMEPILDYLYSLDTESFCKQNYTETFLYNMITLCDQYFIESLQNVCESLILDKISIRKCGEMLDFAVMYNCKLLQEGCLDFICQNLARVLTYRSIEQCEPTTLHLLNDHYRKMFHKVFDYRQITPFSEAIDDELLLSFVDGSEVDLDYRMVVDAKLKDAARHKQKELHNKQDAHHYEQQAISSMMRSLSVSESSPDQQTAPQESSPNEVKNWSRVVDKKEQKRKLAETALKVHNVLKQEEQPSPELVVMSPRSVNERTPSKEQMPTLPSSPNEASTPLSKSYNLDLSTLMGQSQKLSQKQRKRLSSETQSWRANSSATLEPNSTPLAVPNAWGVTSSSPATYPEAFNSPPTTGSITDPTSFANMMRGQATTATTNADQGNSFSQILADERRQRESYERMRNKSLVHTQIEETAIAELREFYNVDKIDDETITIERKSRPSNINFSSWSRH, encoded by the exons ATGTCGACCGTTAGGAATCAGGAATATGACTGCACCGTCAAGTGCCGGAAACGTGAGCACGGCAACAACATTACGGCCGCAATTACAAAACGTTCCGTAGACGATCAAAATTTGGCCGCATTTATTGCCAAAAGTTGTGCGAATTTCAGCAATATACGGGATTATCTGGGCCGTTCCGCCGTACACATGTGTGCCTCCGTGGCACGCTACAGAATCCTCGAGTGGCTATTAAATCACGGTGCCCAGATCGATATCCGGGACTACGAGTCCGGCAGTAGTCCACTTCACCGGGCTCTCTTCTACGGCTGCATCGACTGCgccgtgttgttgttgcgctacGGCGCCAGCTTGGAACTGCTCGATGAGGACACCCGTTGTCCGTTGCAAGCGATTTGCCGAAAATGGGATATCGATACCACGTCCATGTCCCA AAATGAAATCCTGGTCTGGGGCTCGAACAAAAACTATAATCTGGGCATAGGCAACGAGCAGAATTCCAATTCACCGCAGGCGGTGGATTTCTTTCGTAAATCCAATCTCTGGATAGAACATGTTGCTTTGGGCGCCTATCACAGTCTCTTCTGCGACAACAAGGGGCATCTGTACGCCGTGGGACATGGCAAGGGTGGCAGACTGGGAATTGGCGTGGAGAACAGTTTGCCGGCTCCAAAACGTGTCAAGGTGCcactaaaaaataacaacgaGCATATCATCTGTCTGAGTGTATCCAGACAACATTCCCTGCTGCTGACGAATCGTTCTCTGGTCTTTGCCAGCGGCCTCAATGATAACCATCAGTTGGGAGTGCGGGATGCGGGCGAGAGTCTAACCACATTCAAGGAAGTCGTCTCATTGCGGGACAAAGGCGCCAGCGATTTGTTGCGAGTGATTGCCTGCGATCAGCATTCCATTGCCTACAGCAACAGATGCATTTATGTCTGGGGCGCCAATCAGGGACAATTTGGCATTAGTTCGCAGATGAAAACGATACCAACGCCAACATTG aTGAAGCTGGCGGAGCGCACTAACATCTGCTTTGTGGAGGCGAATAATGCAGCCACTGTGGTTTACTCAGCGGAAAAGTTGATATTTCTATTCTACGCCGACAAAACGCGCACTATCAAGACACCCAA CTATGAGGATCTCAAGAGCATTGCTGTGATGGGTGGCAATATAAAGAACTCCACAAAGGGATCTGCAGCAGCTCTAAAACTCCTGATGCTCACGGAAACAAATGTGGTGTTCATCTGGTACGAGAATACACAACAGTTTTACAG TTGCAATTTATCGCCCATTCGCCTGCCGGAGATCAAGAAGATTATCTACAAGTGCAATCAGGTCTTGATACTCTCCGATGGCTGTGTCTATCGTGGCAAGTGCAATCAGCTCACGTTTCCCGCCGGCAGCCAGGATAAACCCAAGCACAATATGGACATCTGGCAGAATAACGATCAGAATCGCACGGAAATCTCAAGAGAACATTATGTTCGCATCGATTTGCAGCGTTTGCCGAATATTGATCGTGCCGTTGACATTGTTTGTGATGAGAGTTTCTCCTCGTTTGCCGTGCTCCAAGAGTCGCACATGAAGTACTTTCGGAAACCGACGTTGCCACGTCGGGAGCATCATTTCAAGAAGCTATATCACGACACCTGCGATTCGGATGCCGTTCATGATGTTGTGCTCCATGTGGATGGTGAACGCTTTGCGGCCCACAAGTTTATCATCTACAGTCGTGCACCAGGATTGAGGGAACTGATCCGTTGCTATCTGGACAGAAATGTCTATTTGAACTTTGATAATTTGACTGGCAAAATGTTTGAGCTCATTCTAAAGCACATCTACTGCAATTATTGGCCCACAGAGGATG ATATCGACTGCATGCAACAGAGTTTGGGTCCGAATAAACCTCAAAAGCGTAGCCGTGTCTGCGAAATATTTCACGCTCACTTGGAGAAGTTCCAGTTGCAGGAATTGGCCAAATACGTGC gcagttaCATCAGTGAGCAACAGTTTCCTTTGCCGAGTCGACAGCGTTTTAATCGATTGCACAGGTCGAATTTCCCGGATTTGTACGACGTGCGCGTTGTCTGCGAGGAGGGGGAAGTGCTGGAGGCTCACAAATGTGTCCTGGTGTCGCGTCTGGAGTACTTTGAGATGATGTTCATGCACTCGTGGGCGGAACGTGCCACAGTCAGCTTTGAGAGCGTGCCCGTGGAGTATATGGAACCCATTCTCGATTATCTCTACAGTCTGGACACGGAATCATTTTGCAAACAGAACTATACGGAAACGTTTCTATATAATATGATCACCTTGTGTGATCAGTATTTTATTGAATCGCTGCAGAATGTCTGCGAATCTCTGATTCTAGACAAGATCAGCATTAGGAAATGTGGCGAGATGTTGGACTTTGCCGTCATGTACAACTGCAAGCTGCTCCAGGAGGGTTGTCTGGACTTTATCTGCCAGAATCTGGCACGTGTGCTCACCTATCGCAGCATCGAGCAGTGCGAGCCGACAACTCTGCATCTCTTGAACGATCATTATAGAAAGATGTTCCACAAGGTGTTTGACTATCGACAAATTACACCCTTCTCAGAGGCTATAGACGATGAGCTGTTGCTCAGCTTTGTCGATGGAAGCGAAGTTGATCTAGATTATCGCATGGTTGTG GATGCCAAATTGAAAGACGCTGCTCGGCACAAGCAAAAGGAGCTGCATAATAAACAGGATGCACATCACTATGAACAGCAGGCCATCTCCAGCATGATGAGGTCACTGAGTGTGAGTGAATCCTCGCCAGATCAACAGACAGCACCCCAAGAAAGCTCCCCAAATGAGGTGAAGAATTGGTCGCGTGTCGTGGATAAAAAGGAGCAGAAACGCAAGCTGGCAGAGACGGCATTGAAGGTTCACAATGTGCTCAAGCAGGAGGAGCAGCCGAGTCCAGAACTGGTTGTCATGTCACCCCGAAGTGTAAACGAGAGAACTCCCAGCAAGGAGCAAATGCCAACACTGCCAAGCAGTCCAAATGAGGCCAGCACACCCTTAAGCAAGAGCTACAACCTAGATCTAAGCACCTTGATGGGACAATCCCAGAAATTGTCACAGAAACAACGCAAACGTCTCTCCTCCGAAACGCAGAGTTGGCGTGCCAACAGCTCTGCGACCCTGGAGCCGAATTCGACTCCCTTGGCAGTGCCCAATGCTTGGGGTGTCACCTCCAGTTCACCGGCAACTTACCCAGAGGCTTTTAACTCGCCGCCCACAACGGGCAGCATCACAGATCCCACCTCCTTTGCCAATATGATGCGTGGTCAGGCCACGACAGCTACAACAAATGCGGATCAGGGCAACAGCTTCTCCCAGATCCTGGCGGATGAGCGTCGTCAGCGTGAGAGCTACGAACGCATGAGAAATAAGTCTCTGGTCCATACCCAGATCGAGGAGACAGCCATTGCCGAGCTGCGGGAGTTCTACAATGTGGACAAGATTGACGACGAAACCATCACAATTGAACGCAAGTCGAGGCCcagtaatataaattttagcaGCTGGTCTAGACATTAA
- the LOC117784893 gene encoding inhibitor of Bruton tyrosine kinase isoform X2 has translation MSTVRNQEYDCTVKCRKREHGNNITAAITKRSVDDQNLAAFIAKSCANFSNIRDYLGRSAVHMCASVARYRILEWLLNHGAQIDIRDYESGSSPLHRALFYGCIDCAVLLLRYGASLELLDEDTRCPLQAICRKWDIDTTSMSQNEILVWGSNKNYNLGIGNEQNSNSPQAVDFFRKSNLWIEHVALGAYHSLFCDNKGHLYAVGHGKGGRLGIGVENSLPAPKRVKVPLKNNNEHIICLSVSRQHSLLLTNRSLVFASGLNDNHQLGVRDAGESLTTFKEVVSLRDKGASDLLRVIACDQHSIAYSNRCIYVWGANQGQFGISSQMKTIPTPTLMKLAERTNICFVEANNAATVVYSAEKLIFLFYADKTRTIKTPNYEDLKSIAVMGGNIKNSTKGSAAALKLLMLTETNVVFIWYENTQQFYSCNLSPIRLPEIKKIIYKCNQVLILSDGCVYRGKCNQLTFPAGSQDKPKHNMDIWQNNDQNRTEISREHYVRIDLQRLPNIDRAVDIVCDESFSSFAVLQESHMKYFRKPTLPRREHHFKKLYHDTCDSDAVHDVVLHVDGERFAAHKFIIYSRAPGLRELIRCYLDRNVYLNFDNLTGKMFELILKHIYCNYWPTEDDIDCMQQSLGPNKPQKRSRVCEIFHAHLEKFQLQELAKYVQSYISEQQFPLPSRQRFNRLHRSNFPDLYDVRVVCEEGEVLEAHKCVLVSRLEYFEMMFMHSWAERATVSFESVPVEYMEPILDYLYSLDTESFCKQNYTETFLYNMITLCDQYFIESLQNVCESLILDKISIRKCGEMLDFAVMYNCKLLQEGCLDFICQNLARVLTYRSIEQCEPTTLHLLNDHYRKMFHKVFDYRQITPFSEAIDDELLLSFVDGSEVDLDYRMVVDAKLKDAARHKQKELHNKQDAHHYEQQAISSMMRSLSVSESSPDQQTAPQESSPNEVKNWSRVVDKKEQKRKLAETALKVHNVLKQEEQPSPELVVMSPRSVNERTPSKEQMPTLPSSPNEASTPLSKSYNLDLSTLMGQSQKLSQKQRKRLSSETQSWRANSSATLEPNSTPLAVPNAWGVTSSSPATYPEAFNSPPTTGSITDPTSFANMMRGQATTATTNADQGNSFSQILADERRQRESYERMRNKSLVHTQIEETAIAELREFYNVDKIDDETITIERKSRPSNINFSSWSRH, from the exons ATGTCGACCGTTAGGAATCAGGAATATGACTGCACCGTCAAGTGCCGGAAACGTGAGCACGGCAACAACATTACGGCCGCAATTACAAAACGTTCCGTAGACGATCAAAATTTGGCCGCATTTATTGCCAAAAGTTGTGCGAATTTCAGCAATATACGGGATTATCTGGGCCGTTCCGCCGTACACATGTGTGCCTCCGTGGCACGCTACAGAATCCTCGAGTGGCTATTAAATCACGGTGCCCAGATCGATATCCGGGACTACGAGTCCGGCAGTAGTCCACTTCACCGGGCTCTCTTCTACGGCTGCATCGACTGCgccgtgttgttgttgcgctacGGCGCCAGCTTGGAACTGCTCGATGAGGACACCCGTTGTCCGTTGCAAGCGATTTGCCGAAAATGGGATATCGATACCACGTCCATGTCCCA AAATGAAATCCTGGTCTGGGGCTCGAACAAAAACTATAATCTGGGCATAGGCAACGAGCAGAATTCCAATTCACCGCAGGCGGTGGATTTCTTTCGTAAATCCAATCTCTGGATAGAACATGTTGCTTTGGGCGCCTATCACAGTCTCTTCTGCGACAACAAGGGGCATCTGTACGCCGTGGGACATGGCAAGGGTGGCAGACTGGGAATTGGCGTGGAGAACAGTTTGCCGGCTCCAAAACGTGTCAAGGTGCcactaaaaaataacaacgaGCATATCATCTGTCTGAGTGTATCCAGACAACATTCCCTGCTGCTGACGAATCGTTCTCTGGTCTTTGCCAGCGGCCTCAATGATAACCATCAGTTGGGAGTGCGGGATGCGGGCGAGAGTCTAACCACATTCAAGGAAGTCGTCTCATTGCGGGACAAAGGCGCCAGCGATTTGTTGCGAGTGATTGCCTGCGATCAGCATTCCATTGCCTACAGCAACAGATGCATTTATGTCTGGGGCGCCAATCAGGGACAATTTGGCATTAGTTCGCAGATGAAAACGATACCAACGCCAACATTG aTGAAGCTGGCGGAGCGCACTAACATCTGCTTTGTGGAGGCGAATAATGCAGCCACTGTGGTTTACTCAGCGGAAAAGTTGATATTTCTATTCTACGCCGACAAAACGCGCACTATCAAGACACCCAA CTATGAGGATCTCAAGAGCATTGCTGTGATGGGTGGCAATATAAAGAACTCCACAAAGGGATCTGCAGCAGCTCTAAAACTCCTGATGCTCACGGAAACAAATGTGGTGTTCATCTGGTACGAGAATACACAACAGTTTTACAG TTGCAATTTATCGCCCATTCGCCTGCCGGAGATCAAGAAGATTATCTACAAGTGCAATCAGGTCTTGATACTCTCCGATGGCTGTGTCTATCGTGGCAAGTGCAATCAGCTCACGTTTCCCGCCGGCAGCCAGGATAAACCCAAGCACAATATGGACATCTGGCAGAATAACGATCAGAATCGCACGGAAATCTCAAGAGAACATTATGTTCGCATCGATTTGCAGCGTTTGCCGAATATTGATCGTGCCGTTGACATTGTTTGTGATGAGAGTTTCTCCTCGTTTGCCGTGCTCCAAGAGTCGCACATGAAGTACTTTCGGAAACCGACGTTGCCACGTCGGGAGCATCATTTCAAGAAGCTATATCACGACACCTGCGATTCGGATGCCGTTCATGATGTTGTGCTCCATGTGGATGGTGAACGCTTTGCGGCCCACAAGTTTATCATCTACAGTCGTGCACCAGGATTGAGGGAACTGATCCGTTGCTATCTGGACAGAAATGTCTATTTGAACTTTGATAATTTGACTGGCAAAATGTTTGAGCTCATTCTAAAGCACATCTACTGCAATTATTGGCCCACAGAGGATG ATATCGACTGCATGCAACAGAGTTTGGGTCCGAATAAACCTCAAAAGCGTAGCCGTGTCTGCGAAATATTTCACGCTCACTTGGAGAAGTTCCAGTTGCAGGAATTGGCCAAATACGTGCAAAG ttaCATCAGTGAGCAACAGTTTCCTTTGCCGAGTCGACAGCGTTTTAATCGATTGCACAGGTCGAATTTCCCGGATTTGTACGACGTGCGCGTTGTCTGCGAGGAGGGGGAAGTGCTGGAGGCTCACAAATGTGTCCTGGTGTCGCGTCTGGAGTACTTTGAGATGATGTTCATGCACTCGTGGGCGGAACGTGCCACAGTCAGCTTTGAGAGCGTGCCCGTGGAGTATATGGAACCCATTCTCGATTATCTCTACAGTCTGGACACGGAATCATTTTGCAAACAGAACTATACGGAAACGTTTCTATATAATATGATCACCTTGTGTGATCAGTATTTTATTGAATCGCTGCAGAATGTCTGCGAATCTCTGATTCTAGACAAGATCAGCATTAGGAAATGTGGCGAGATGTTGGACTTTGCCGTCATGTACAACTGCAAGCTGCTCCAGGAGGGTTGTCTGGACTTTATCTGCCAGAATCTGGCACGTGTGCTCACCTATCGCAGCATCGAGCAGTGCGAGCCGACAACTCTGCATCTCTTGAACGATCATTATAGAAAGATGTTCCACAAGGTGTTTGACTATCGACAAATTACACCCTTCTCAGAGGCTATAGACGATGAGCTGTTGCTCAGCTTTGTCGATGGAAGCGAAGTTGATCTAGATTATCGCATGGTTGTG GATGCCAAATTGAAAGACGCTGCTCGGCACAAGCAAAAGGAGCTGCATAATAAACAGGATGCACATCACTATGAACAGCAGGCCATCTCCAGCATGATGAGGTCACTGAGTGTGAGTGAATCCTCGCCAGATCAACAGACAGCACCCCAAGAAAGCTCCCCAAATGAGGTGAAGAATTGGTCGCGTGTCGTGGATAAAAAGGAGCAGAAACGCAAGCTGGCAGAGACGGCATTGAAGGTTCACAATGTGCTCAAGCAGGAGGAGCAGCCGAGTCCAGAACTGGTTGTCATGTCACCCCGAAGTGTAAACGAGAGAACTCCCAGCAAGGAGCAAATGCCAACACTGCCAAGCAGTCCAAATGAGGCCAGCACACCCTTAAGCAAGAGCTACAACCTAGATCTAAGCACCTTGATGGGACAATCCCAGAAATTGTCACAGAAACAACGCAAACGTCTCTCCTCCGAAACGCAGAGTTGGCGTGCCAACAGCTCTGCGACCCTGGAGCCGAATTCGACTCCCTTGGCAGTGCCCAATGCTTGGGGTGTCACCTCCAGTTCACCGGCAACTTACCCAGAGGCTTTTAACTCGCCGCCCACAACGGGCAGCATCACAGATCCCACCTCCTTTGCCAATATGATGCGTGGTCAGGCCACGACAGCTACAACAAATGCGGATCAGGGCAACAGCTTCTCCCAGATCCTGGCGGATGAGCGTCGTCAGCGTGAGAGCTACGAACGCATGAGAAATAAGTCTCTGGTCCATACCCAGATCGAGGAGACAGCCATTGCCGAGCTGCGGGAGTTCTACAATGTGGACAAGATTGACGACGAAACCATCACAATTGAACGCAAGTCGAGGCCcagtaatataaattttagcaGCTGGTCTAGACATTAA